The following coding sequences are from one Paenibacillus tundrae window:
- a CDS encoding YhgE/Pip family protein — protein MKSLSVFFKDVGSAVRNPKVLIPVIAIMFIPILYSGIYLAAYWDPYGHVDQMPVAVVNLDKGAELEGKSLHVGEDLVDELKKNADFKWEFVNSAQAQQGMKDDKYYMQITIPENFSSQATTLLDDQPKPADLIYEPNGNYSFVGAQIGKTAIKDLKAKVSAKVTEAYAETLLDKFSEVSDGLAEAGDGAGELNTGAGKLDDGAVKLKDNLAKLASGTIELQEGLSPLTDGVNALHTGATKLETGTSSLVSGLQQLQTAAGTQLQSGADQLKEGSDKLAAGLQSSLDGTSKLQTGLQASEQGSAKLSEGLQSAVQGSGTLATGLQSAVDGSGQVADGAKGVADGLKQLAAANPELAESADVQKLLAASQAVADGSAQLHESEQKLAQGAGQLHEGNQQLATGAEQLHEGQQQLLAGAGQLVGGQEQLLAGASQLSDGGSKLSDGLKQFTGKLSEAANGGAQLASGVKQLGTGTSALQTGVGKLSGGVSSLTDGSKQLGDGAGKLADGLSELKDGSNELATKLNDAAQKTSEVKKTDDVVNMFAEPVNSSENEAEVVPNYGTGLTPFFLSIGLFVGSLISTIVLKMRDTSVPGASGWSRFVSRTLVFGSMSVFQSVIVASFMLYGLGLETHSVPLFYLFTIITGLTFMMMVQALVTWLDLPGRYVVILLLVFQLAASAGTFPVELIPSWLQAFSPWLPMTHSIMGFKAVVSSGNFDVMWHQAGILAIYAGVSILLTLAFFLWNGRKPKKEVELVESGQVVTA, from the coding sequence ATGAAATCGTTATCCGTGTTTTTCAAGGATGTGGGATCGGCCGTGAGAAACCCGAAGGTATTGATCCCCGTTATCGCCATAATGTTTATTCCGATTCTGTATAGTGGTATCTACCTAGCGGCCTATTGGGATCCATATGGTCATGTGGATCAGATGCCTGTCGCAGTAGTCAACCTCGATAAAGGGGCTGAGCTGGAAGGGAAGTCCTTGCACGTTGGGGAAGATCTCGTGGATGAGTTGAAGAAAAATGCAGATTTTAAATGGGAATTTGTGAATAGTGCTCAAGCACAGCAAGGTATGAAGGACGATAAGTACTACATGCAAATTACGATTCCTGAAAATTTCTCGTCACAGGCTACTACATTGCTGGATGATCAACCTAAACCCGCAGACCTCATCTATGAACCCAATGGTAACTATAGCTTCGTAGGTGCTCAGATTGGTAAGACGGCAATTAAGGATCTGAAGGCGAAAGTATCAGCTAAAGTGACAGAGGCTTATGCGGAGACATTGCTTGATAAGTTCTCCGAAGTGTCAGATGGACTTGCTGAAGCTGGAGACGGTGCTGGCGAACTGAATACCGGTGCAGGCAAGCTGGATGATGGTGCTGTGAAGCTCAAAGATAATTTGGCTAAGCTTGCATCAGGAACAATTGAACTACAAGAAGGGCTCTCACCTTTGACGGATGGTGTCAATGCGCTTCATACCGGAGCTACGAAGCTGGAGACAGGTACTTCAAGCTTGGTTTCTGGCCTACAGCAGCTTCAAACAGCAGCCGGAACACAGCTTCAGAGCGGAGCTGATCAGTTGAAAGAGGGTAGCGACAAGCTGGCAGCTGGTCTGCAATCGTCTCTGGATGGTACAAGTAAGCTGCAAACTGGGCTGCAAGCCTCCGAACAAGGTAGCGCTAAATTATCAGAGGGTCTGCAAAGTGCGGTTCAAGGTAGTGGTACTTTAGCTACAGGATTGCAGTCGGCTGTCGACGGAAGTGGTCAGGTTGCAGATGGGGCTAAAGGCGTTGCCGATGGATTGAAGCAGCTTGCTGCCGCAAATCCAGAGCTAGCCGAGAGTGCTGATGTGCAGAAGCTGCTTGCAGCAAGTCAGGCGGTTGCCGATGGCAGTGCGCAGCTACATGAAAGCGAGCAGAAGCTGGCACAGGGTGCAGGTCAATTGCATGAAGGTAACCAACAACTGGCTACCGGAGCAGAGCAACTGCATGAAGGTCAGCAGCAACTGCTTGCGGGTGCAGGTCAGCTTGTGGGCGGACAAGAGCAATTGCTCGCAGGTGCGAGCCAACTTTCTGATGGGGGTTCGAAGCTCTCAGATGGCCTAAAACAATTTACAGGTAAGCTCAGCGAGGCTGCAAACGGCGGTGCGCAATTAGCAAGTGGTGTTAAACAGCTTGGAACAGGCACAAGCGCTTTGCAAACGGGCGTTGGTAAATTGAGTGGAGGCGTATCCTCCCTAACGGACGGTTCCAAACAACTGGGTGATGGTGCAGGCAAGCTTGCCGATGGATTGTCCGAGTTGAAGGACGGTTCGAATGAGCTGGCAACGAAATTGAATGACGCTGCTCAGAAAACGTCTGAAGTGAAGAAAACCGATGATGTTGTGAATATGTTCGCTGAACCGGTGAACTCATCGGAGAATGAAGCAGAGGTTGTGCCAAACTATGGTACAGGATTGACGCCTTTCTTCTTATCGATCGGATTGTTTGTTGGATCTCTGATCTCAACGATTGTATTGAAAATGCGTGATACATCCGTGCCAGGTGCATCTGGATGGAGTCGGTTCGTCAGCCGTACACTGGTCTTTGGTTCGATGAGCGTCTTCCAGTCCGTGATTGTAGCAAGCTTTATGTTGTACGGACTTGGATTAGAGACACACAGTGTACCGCTGTTCTACCTGTTCACGATCATTACGGGTCTAACCTTCATGATGATGGTGCAGGCACTTGTCACATGGCTTGATCTGCCAGGACGTTACGTAGTCATCTTGCTGTTGGTCTTCCAACTCGCGGCAAGTGCAGGAACGTTCCCAGTAGAGCTGATTCCATCATGGTTGCAAGCGTTCAGCCCTTGGCTGCCAATGACTCACAGCATTATGGGCTTCAAGGCCGTTGTATCTAGCGGTAACTTTGATGTGATGTGGCATCAAGCTGGAATTCTGGCGATCTACGCTGGGGTCTCCATCCTGCTCACGCTCGCCTTCTTCCTATGGAACGGCAGAAAGCCGAAAAAAGAAGTTGAATTGGTCGAATCGGGTCAAGTTGTGACTGCATAA